One stretch of Arachis duranensis cultivar V14167 chromosome 1, aradu.V14167.gnm2.J7QH, whole genome shotgun sequence DNA includes these proteins:
- the LOC107478747 gene encoding receptor-like protein 34 — protein MVSLSFPQFHFHLFLIISGLGVISTVESKTHWGDAQVLKELKNKIDPSSLTPGSCVSSWNFTVDPCDNLFTEKFTCGFRCDSVVSGLSRVTELSLDQAGYSGSLSSIFWNLPYLETLDVSNNYFSGQIPESFSNLTRLSRLSLSRNSFTGEIPSSLGSLSMLEELYLDNNNLEGTIPESFNNGLKTLKRLEIQFNNLNGELPKNFDSLKNLNYLDLSDNGVTGKLPEALPEFLVQISMRNNSLSGYLQPESFTKLKYLEVLDLSYNNFSGSVPFSLFQIPSLEQLTLSFNKFSSMNLASRYALDYLQSGLIAVDLSNNEIEGFLPMFLAMMPKLASLSMENNKLSGMIPTQFALKTVLPEPGVSPFERLLLGGNYLFGGIPSPLMALKPGSANVRLVGNCLYRCPLIFFFCQGGNQKSYQECKRFGHFIP, from the coding sequence atggTGTCTCTCAGTTTCCCACAGTTCCACTTCCATCTATTTCTGATCATTTCAGGTTTGGGAGTGATATCCACCGTTGAATCAAAGACACATTGGGGTGACGCACAAGTTCTGAAGGAACTAAAGAACAAAATCGACCCCTCTTCTCTGACTCCAGGTTCATGCGTAAGCTCATGGAACTTCACCGTGGACCCATGCGACAACCTCTTCACCGAAAAGTTCACGTGCGGTTTCAGGTGCGACTCGGTTGTTTCCGGTTTAAGCCGAGTCACCGAACTCAGTCTCGACCAGGCGGGTTACTCCGGATCCCTCTCCTCCATCTTCTGGAACCTTCCCTACCTCGAAACCCTCGACGTTTCAAACAACTACTTCTCAGGCCAAATTCCCGAGTCATTTTCAAATCTGACTCGCTTGAGTCGACTCAGTCTTTCGCGAAACTCGTTCACCGGCGAAATTCCTTCTTCCCTTGGCTCCCTCTCCATGCTCGAAGAACTCTACCTGGATAACAACAATCTCGAAGGAACAATCCCTGAGAGTTTCAATAACGGGCTCAAAACCTTGAAAAGGCTTGAAATTCAGTTCAACAACCTCAACGGAGAACTTCCGAAGAATTTTGATTCTCTCAAAAACCTTAACTACTTAGACCTCAGTGACAATGGCGTCACCGGAAAATTGCCGGAGGCTTTACCGGAGTTTTTGGTTCAGATTTCAATGCGAAACAACTCCTTAAGCGGTTATTTACAACCCGAGAGCTTCACGAAGCTGAAATATCTTGAGGTTCTTGATTTGAGTTACAACAATTTCAGTGGCTCAGTCCCTTTCAGTCTCTTTCAGATTCCCTCACTGGAGCAACTAACACTCTCTTTCaacaaattctcttccatgaaCTTAGCGTCACGTTACGCATTGGACTACTTGCAAAGCGGACTCATAGCGGTTGATCTGAGCAACAACGAGATTGAGGGGTTCTTGCCGATGTTCTTGGCGATGATGCCGAAGCTTGCATCTTTGTCAATGGAGAACAACAAGTTGAGTGGTATGATACCGACTCAGTTTGCATTGAAGACGGTTTTGCCTGAACCGGGGGTTTCGCCATTTGAGAGGCTTCTGTTGGGAGGGAATTACTTGTTTGGAGGTATACCGAGTCCTCTAATGGCGCTTAAACCGGGTTCTGCAAATGTGAGGCTTGTCGGTAATTGCTTGTATCGGTGTcctcttatcttctttttctgtcAAGGTGGCAACCAAAAATCGTATCAAGAATGTAAGAGATTCGGACACTTCATCCCTTAG
- the LOC110281254 gene encoding transcription factor bHLH157-like, with protein sequence MDSENYDLDEFLTSISFDFLYDSNPNNPSVSIYELDSLHEPQLSPSDMDHNNGLVSKCNGSTKCFTDQDPFFDPLEEQVLYESALTSSCITNNSMENQHSNQVIMAEEFLDFNSVDDICQWFDPSQEDNNSNTFVEPMQCDATSFSWKSVMDSYENCLLGSKEPESNLIEPAASSADDTASFECLSEFDFDVLRVLFSDSSIEEILNCEEAICNPLNNGSSSVLELSSENNKMEMMENISIPMNFTKNLAWFEARNNLTQPVPDSDTTNKIKRKKVQLGLVMDDSHSIKLGETILLPPRKKEERKKLSKKKDKAGEGSRPRPKDRQRIQDCIQQLRTIIPGKDVKECSIDNLLECSIRYMSFLSSTAHYANKLQEPDKPKANGVVLQESSVEGSKHCGTWSFEEPHQTLLCPIIVEDMSHPGQMLIELLCEEEGFSLEMVDTIKGLGLNILKAKMETRNKKLWARFIVEANRHVTKIDVFWSLLHLVEQKNSSGTGMDSSTNNNKYCNVMNDSSVSRLDKQQQEKESCNFFMSMTEALSFSG encoded by the exons ATGGATTCTGAAAACTATGATTTGGATGAGTTTTTGACATCcatttcctttgattttttatatgattCGAACCCCAACAACCCTTCAGTTTCCATATATGAATTGGATTCTCTGCATGAACCTCAATTGTCACCATCAGATATGGATCATAATAATGGTTTGGTTTCGAAGTGTAACGGTTCTACGAAATGCTTCACTGACCAAGACCCATTTTTTGATCCATTGGAGGAACAAGTGTTATATGAATCAGCATTGACCTCATCGTGCATAACGAACAATTCAATGGAAAATCAACATTCTAATCAAGTGATTATGGCAGAAGAGTTCTTGGACTTCAATTCAGTGGACGATATTTGCCAATGGTTTGATCCGTCACAAGAGGAtaataactcaaacacctttGTAGAACCAATGCAATGTGATgctacttctttttcttggaaATCAGTTATGGATAGCTATGAGAATTGTCTATTAGGAAGCAAGGAACCCGAGTCGAATTTGATCGAACCGGCGGCGAGTTCTGCTGATGATACTGCCAGCTTTGAATGCCTATCAGAGTTTGATTTTGATGTGTTGAGAGTCTTATTCTCAGATTCATCAATTGAGGAGATTTTGAATTGTGAAGAAGCAATTTGCAACCCTTTGAATAATGGTTCTAGTTCTGTTTTGGAGTTATCAtcagaaaacaataaaatggaGATGATGGAGAACATTTCAATTCCAATGAACTTCACAAAAAATCTTGCTTGGTTTGAGGCTAGAAACAACTTGACCCAGCCGGTTCCGGATTCGGACACAACAAACAAAATCAAGAGAAAGAAAGTGCAGCTAGGCTTGGTTATGGATGATAGTCATAGCATTAAGCTTGGGGAGACCATTCTTTTGCCGCCTCGGAAGAAAGAGGAGCGGAAAAAACTTAGCAAGAAGAAGGACAAGGCAGGGGAGGGTAGTCGGCCGCGGCCGAAAGATCGCCAGAGGATTCAAGACTGCATTCAACAATTGAGAACAATCATCCCTGGCAAGGATGTTAAAGAG TGTAGCATTGATAATTTGTTAGAGTGCTCCATCAGATACATGAGTTTCTTGTCAAGCACTGCACATTATGCAAACAAGCTACAAGAACCAGATAAGCCTAAG GCAAATGGAGTGGTTCTACAAGAGAGTAGTGTGGAAGGTAGCAAACATTGTGGAACATGGTCATTTGAAGAGCCACATCAAACATTGTTATGCCCAATTATAGTTGAGGACATGTCTCATCCTGGCCAAATGCTTATAGAG TTGCTTTGTGAGGAGGAAGGGTTCTCTCTTGAGATGGTTGACACAATTAAGGGTCTTGGTTTAAATATACTGAAAGCAAAGATGGAAACAAGGAATAAAAAACTATGGGCACGCTTTATTGTTGAG GCCAATAGACATGTTACAAAAATAGATGTGTTTTGGTCCCTTCTCCATCTTGTAGAGCAGAAAAACTCCTCAGGAACTGGAATGGATTCATCAACTAATAATAACAAGTATTGCAATGTAATGAATGATAGCAGTGTTTCAAGATTGGACAAACAACAACAAGAGAAAGAGAGTTGCAACTTTTTTATGTCCATGACAGAGGCACTAAGCTTCAGTGGTTGA